A stretch of the Zeugodacus cucurbitae isolate PBARC_wt_2022May chromosome 6, idZeuCucr1.2, whole genome shotgun sequence genome encodes the following:
- the LOC114804151 gene encoding zinc finger protein 184, translating to MTICCRICFAENSNSFSLYKCMKKKYLPSVIFNISGVKVSKKLEPEAHICRRCAASILVAENIILRCQESEECLQFRRLKEGCLPRQSPEECLNVKDYEEYQLVSNCNELEESLPLGRDDGHMLQCDKQLHITKEEKVSTLKRIGDNEGQNTDNDEPAIKRFKSKEVVPSVAIFYCDQCDYSTKIGKRIIEHKQTEHGIYDPNIYTCTICSERFSWKPTLYRHIEIDHKILPADKKYLCNECGRAYMREVHLLEHIKQRHGPRNFKCPDPLCEQSFTRTFTLRRHFITTHTEQTSARYHCVDCNKYFKVYDQWKYHNEVIHKNETVYCPHCGYPFRFKEKLDEHILKDICKRSVVPCSYCQRRFTTKSGLREHVRNIHNIY from the exons atgacTATTTGTTGTCGAATTTGTTTTGCAGAAAATTCTAACAGCTTTTCTCTTTACAAAtgtatgaagaaaaaatatttgcctAGTGTTATTTTTAACATCAGTGGAGTAAAA GTTTCAAAAAAGCTCGAACCAGAGGCACACATTTGTCGCCGCTGCGCTGCCTCGATATTAGTTGCTGAAAACATTATATTGCGGTGCCAGGAATCAGAAGAATGTCTCCAGTTTCGCCGTTTAAAAGAAGGATGTTTACCAAGACAATCGCCAGAAGAGTGTTTAAATGTAAAAGACTATGAAGAATATCAACTTGTTTCCAATTGTAATGAATTGGAAGAATCGTTACCATTGGGTCGAGATGATGGACATATGTTGCAATGTGacaaacaacttcatattacAAAAGAAGAAAAAGTGAGCACTTTGAAACGGATTGGAGACAACGAGGGTCAGAATACAGATAATGACGAGCCAGCAATAAAACGCTTTAAGAGTAAAGAAGTTGTTCCATCAGTGGCAATTTTTTATTGCGATCAATGTGATTATAGCACCAAGATAGGCAAACGTATTATAGAACATAAACAAACTGAACATGGGATTTATGATCCAAATATATATACCTGTACTATTTGTTCTGAACGCTTTTCTTGGAAGCCAACACTTTATCGGCATATAGAGATAGACCACAAAATATTACCTgccgataaaaaatatttatgtaatgaatGCGGTCGTGCTTATATGCGGGAAGTTCACTTGTTAGAACATATAAAGCAGCGGCATGGACCTCGTAATTTCAAATGCCCCGATCCACTATGTGAGCAATCATTTACTCGAACTTTCACCCTGAGACGTCATTTCATCACTACACATACAGAACAAACAAGCGCACGGTACCATTGCGTAGATTGTAATAAGTACTTTAAAGTTTATGATCAATGGAAATACCATAATGAAGTTATTCACAAAAATGAAACCGTATATTGCCCGCATTGTGGTTATCCTTTTCGCTTCAAAGAAAAGCTGGACGAACATATTTTGAAAGATATTTGCAAACGTAGTGTTGTGCCGTGTTCATATTGTCAAAGGCGCTTTACCACAAAATCTGGACTGAGAGAGCACGTACGGAATATACACAACATCTATTag